The Phocoena sinus isolate mPhoSin1 chromosome 8, mPhoSin1.pri, whole genome shotgun sequence nucleotide sequence GGATAGGGTGGAACCCTCTCTTTTGCTTGCACACATCACAGTTCATCTGTGATAATAATGGCCAATTGAGTGCTTTGCATTTACTCCGAACAACTCTAAGAGGAAGTTTACAATGAGGAAACGGGCTCTGAAAGGTTAAATTGCATGTCTAAGACTACAGAAAGGGCTTGGATTTAAGTTCTGGCTTAATTTAAGTCGAGCTCCGGAGCCTGAATTTCAGCCATTAGTCTAGTGAGTGTCCTGAGACATGTGGCAGTGCGAGCTCCACTCCCAGTTGCAGTCAGGGTTCTGACTTCCCTGCAGGGTCCGGACCTCCGAGCTTCCTCCAGCCAGACCTGCGCCGGCCCATCTTGAGCTTGGCTTACCTTGTCCGGTTCAGTGCAGTGTGGTTccgggtgtgggggggtgggggtgggggtgggcgtgtGGCAGCAGTGGCATGGTCTCTGGAGTGTTGGCCACTTACTCAGCTTAGGTGGTCTTGGCCCAAATACCTCTTTGTGTCCCTATGGAGAGGCGAGGTATGATTCACAAACACAGCCACTGAAGCGTATTGGCCATGCCCCAACGTGGAGGGAATATAACGGTACTTAGGGTGGGGAGTGCCTTTTCCCTAACCACTCATTTTCCTAATTCTCATAGCCACTGTCCTGCCTCTGAGATAAGAGCCAAGGGTGGGCCAGGGCCACTATCACTGGAAGTCTAGTTCACCTTGCCAAATGCAGAGGCTTACCCCGCCCCCAAGTAGGGTAGATAGAGTCTAGCCTTAGGACTGCTGGGTGCCTTTGCCAACTGTTCGTCTCCATTTCAGTAGCTTCTTTCTTTGGCTTTCTGCTGTGGTGAATAGGCAGTAGGAATCGGGGGTCTTTTTTTCTCACCActgtgtgtttgtggggagggtggccaaattatttaatctttctaaacTTCAGTTGCTTTAATTACCAGGGGAGCCAAAGGATGCTACCTCATTGGGTTCTTGTGGATTAGTAGAGATAATGGGTGTCATTAAATCTGTAGGGCTGTCGTGCGGTTTAAATTTGGCCTGGATCCTCAGAGGGCCTGCAAACCTAAGACACTGCTGACTGAAATCATCTTGCCAgacctttccctcttcctttgtgGGTTCCTGGGACTGAACAGTCATTTCTTGCACTTCGGTTCTCCTTGGCAATAGAGCATAGCCCTGATCTTAAGAAAGCCTTGAGGTGGATTCCTCTGACAAAGCTGACAGCTCTTCCTAGGAATGtatttttacttcctcctttctcctcccaggTATGCCAGAGACACTTCATCTCAGGCCCAGATTTGTGAGCCAAATTCTGACAAGCCATGAGGCCAATCTTAGGCACGTTGCTTCCCTTTCCTGGGCTACCTTGCAGCCAGCAAACCCTTTCCTGCCCAGTGGACAAGCTCTGTGCAGTGCATTGAGTGCCCTGAGGGCGTCTTATCTCTCTGTGCCACACTGTCTAACTTCATCGTGGAGGAAAGGGGAGATTGGAGTCCGCCACAGGCCTAAGAGGCAGGGTTTGGGCTGCAGTGGTCTCAGCGTTTGCCAGGCTGGAGCGTTTGCCAGACTGTCCTGCCAGTGATACGggctccaagtccatccatgttgctgcaaacggtaGCTGTTTGTTTCCCCCCACCGCCCTAAGGAAGGTGTTGAGTAACAGCCAGGAGTTCAGAGACACCACCTGGGGGAATCTGGATGCTTTTCTCCCAGCTGCAGTGTTTGAGTCAGTCTGCGGTTTCTTTTGCCTTGTACTTGAAGTACCTCAGAGTGCTGCTGCTGTGGCTGGGCCTTGCTTGAGTGGTGCCCAGaaccccacctccaaatagcTGACGGCTCAAGAAGAAATTCATGGAGATGGAAGGCCTCAGGTATTATtctagccttttcttttctccaaactgGGCCAGCGATGTCCTCTCGGCCTTCATCCCTCACAAACATTTCGCCCTCTTTGTGGACTACTGATAAGTATTCTCATTTCAAaggagagaaatattaaaaaaagagttttaatCTTAAGGCACCAAGAATAAGCTATAGAGTTTTGGTAGGATTGCATAAATAATTGTCCTCTGAACTCTCAcaatgcttttacattttttctttttttatatataaatttatttatttaatttttggctgtgttgggtcttcgttgctgcgcgtgggttttctctagttgtggagagcaggggctactcttcgttgcggtgtgcgggcttctcattgcagtggcttctcttgttgcagagcacgggctctaggtgtgtgggcttcagtagttgtggcctgtggactctggagcgcaggctcagtagttgtggcgcacgggcttagttgctccgcggcatgtgggatcttcctggtctagggctccaacctgtgtcccctgcattgacaggtggattcttaaccactgcaccaccagggaagccctacatttctTATAGCAGTTACTGTTTTGGTCATACTTTCTCATCTCTTAAGATCTCTGAGATCTATCTCATCTCCCTCGCCCTTCAGCATTCAGTGGTGCCTAGTGTAAAACCCTTAGGTAGGGCCTGGCCCGCAACAGGTGCTCAGAAATGTTAGAGTGGGAGAGGCACAACCCATCCCTGTAAAGGCTTGATCAGTCAGCCTCAGGATTTAAACGCTGCCCCCTTGAATCACATTTCCTTATGAatggttgttttcctgtctttgaggtattttttctgcctttaaaacaaaacatcaacTCTATCGGCTTCATGATTAGGGGAGAGACCTCTGTTATATATCAGGCAAATCTCACTATTCacttcttttaaacttttaaaaagtattttaaaaattgaattcttTAAATTcaatagtgctttacaattttcaaaagtttcacacgaTTTCATATAATCCTATAACACTtcccccccacgcccacccctgtactgcccctctcctttccctctccccactggtaaccacaagttgGTTTCTGTCACTAAGTCtgcttccttttgttttattcactagttgtattttttagattctacatgtaagtggtatcatacagtatttgtcttatttcacttagcataatgccctccaagtccatccatgttgctgcaaatggcaaaatttcattttttatggctgagtggaattctattatatatatttatataccacatcttcctttatccattcatctgttgatggacgtttaggttgtttccataccttggcaattgtaaataatgctgctatgaacattggagtgtaaTGCTATTCACTTTTGTTCTGTCCAATCACAATGATCTTTCAGGAAAAATGAATCTGATCCTGTTACCTTCAAACTTAAAACCCTTTAATAGCTTGCAttaagtctttatttatttatttatggctgtgttggatcttcattgctgcgagcgggctttctctagttgcagcaagcgggggctactgttcattgccgtgcacgggcttctcaccgtggtggcctctcttgtcaaggaacacgggctctaggcacgtgggcttcagtagttgtggcacacaggctcggttgtggctcgtgggctctagagcgcagaatCAGTagttgcgcacgggcttagttgctccgcggcatgtgggatcttcccggaccagggctggaacccgtgtcccctgcactggcggtggattcttaaccactgcgccaccagggaagtcccccagttaGTCTTAAAGATGAAATTCCTTAACACAGCCCGCAAGTCTCTCGTGAACTGTGCTGGAACTTACCTTTTCAAATTTCTGCTACACAGATTTCTCCTGCCACAGAGCTCCCTTTCTGGTTCCTAATGGGCACCACACTCTTCCTTGATCAGGATCCTTCACATATGTTGTTTCAACCTGGAATAGCAACTGCCCCCCCGCAGCTGTCCCCCCGCAGCTGTCCCCCAAAGTCAGTCACTATTTACATGTTTTCAAGGCACCCTGTACTTGTCCCTCTGTTGTGCTTATGACAGACGTGGTCAAAGTTTGCTTTCAACTAGGAATCACATGTCTCATTCATCACCCAAATCTTGGCCCAGAAGCAATTCAAATCACTGATGAATTCCAGAGCTTTTAGTGTGAGAGGCCTAGTGGGATTCTAAAATGGTCTATAATGAGCAACTTGGTCTTGGTGAATAAAAGGAATTTTGTACCCACAACATGCAATTTctaaactgaggtttagaaataAACCTATTTGTTCCTATTCAACAGTCCTCTTATGTTGGCTGAAAACTAACCCCTTTCCCAGTGTCATCTGTTTTGGGTAGAGTGAAAGGATTTTCTaagggagaaatattttatatgattcttCAAGGCTTTTCTCCTCCTAAGAAACTTACAATATTttaccatttattattttctaaattaattaatttttttggccacaccacacagcattcgggatcttagttccccgaccagggatcaaactcgtgccccccgcagtggaagtgcggaatcTTAACAGCTGTACCAGCGGAAGTCTCTACTTTACCATTTAAACTGTGCTGTGCAGTACAGTAACCGCTAGCCACGTGGCTAATTATCATTAAGATAAAAACTTCAGTTTCTCAGCTTCACCAGGCGCATTTCAAGTACTTAACAGGCACATGTAGCTAGTAGCTACAAATTGGACAGCACAGACAGAGAACACTTCCAACACTGCCAAAAGTTTTACTGGACAGTGACGTAAAACTGTTTTGCAGAATCCAGTTTTTTTTCTAGCTTGTCCTGCCAGTGATATGGAAATCAAGATATGTTAAATTTCTGTGTTAACTTAGCACAGAGGAGGACCAGAGATTTTGGAGAGGCTAGCAAAAGCTGTACATACTGTATTCCTTTGCTCTGCCCGATGCCTTGCAGATCAATCACAAGGAAATCCCAGTATCTCTGCCTTCTTTTTTGTAAAACAAGGACAATCCCACTTCCTTGGGGAATACTGGAGCTAACATGGATATTGTATATACATCATCACTAGGAGTGTGTGCATAGAGAGATTAACCTCTCCAGATTGTTGTATCCTACCCCCAAAAATCAAGGAAAAGTTTTGCTTCACCTATGTCAAAAGTATTTTAAGAAGTACAAAATATGTGGGGAAAGTACTGTATAATTGTTAGATAAAGGTTCACAGAATTTATATCACCATGTGATACAGGATATAATAAAGCTTAAGTGGGGTTGAGTCCATCATTAAACTTGTTTTATGAGGATCTAAGCCATGATAAGAAAATAGCATGtccataaatcttttaaaaaaatttctagagGACACATTTTATTGCAGAATATTATCACTGCCAGTTATGAATACCCTACTTGCTTTTCTGCTCAAGATACACGTTTCTCCGTATCATCATAACTATTGTATTCACTTTAGCCAAAGTCTAATCCTAGTTTAAATTGTGAATTTAAATGAACATGTACTATGAAGTCAAAGTGAGAATCTGACAGGTCCTTTGTTCTGGCTCAGCCTTTTCCTGATGCAGGGTTCTCTCTGTGGGGCTTACTTCTATCACTACTAACCTGGGTTTGCTGGCCTATAAAAGGGGAAAAGCAGCTCTGGTTATTTAGAGAGAAGCATCTGACTACCAGGTACAGCATATTTATCAATGTCTCAAGATGCTGGCTCACTTATCTCCATTTAATTGCTGCAGCCATACTACTTATCTCACTAAATCCTTCCTTGTACATCAAAATTTCAGATATCTATTCTGTCACTGAAGTTTGTGGTTTGAGCACAACTGAAAAAGAACCAGAAGATATCGGTGGTAAATAACAGTCACACAAATACAAAAAGATACTTAAGTGTTAGAAACGtttatttgtcaaaatattttaaaaaaaaaagggggggggagaaGTGGAGTAAAACAAGGCTAAATTTCAGCTAATGCTGTACCATGATCACAGGtcagacataaaaaaacaaaacaaacaaaacaacaacaaccaaaacccCAATGGTCCTAGCAGTTTCAGAAGATTAGCTTCAATGTTAGAGTCCAGAGCTAACAGAGAAGAGTAAAAGGCTGCTTGCCACTACATGGTCATTTTAAAGGGAAAGGAGATGTTGCAGGTAGACAGGGAGAAGGGTTCAACTCCTAAGGAAAGCAAGATAAGAGGGATTCCACTGTACAGGAAAAAGGGGATGCCAGCATAATCCTTACCTAGGGCTGCTCAGAGGCTGAGAACATAAGGAATAGAGTGAAAGGCTACAGAGACTAGTatcaggaggaaagaaaagtcaacttagaagaattaaattaagaaagaaaacatagttGGTCACAAactcctttgtttactgaaacaTGAAGCAATGGAAACATCCCGGCAAAGGGGACCGCGCGGAGCAAGTTCTCATATATGACCGCAGCCCGAGGGTTCAGTCCGCAATTATCCTACCTGAAAGAGAGCACAACACAAGAGGCTTACACAATGCCTGGAGAGCAGCTTGGCTCCGAGTACAAGGGCCCCGGTCCCGTCCTGTATTccagggggaaagaaaagaacagaacaaaacaaaaccaagtcaGACCGGATCAAACTTACAACTCTCATAATTACCTAGGAGTCTTCTATGGCTATATATAGGAATTTACTTTTAGCTATATATAGAACAAGAAGCAGTCTATCTGGAAGACTGCTGTGTTGGTGATAAACATATCTTTCTCACCAATCTTTTAGGCAAGACTACTTCTGTGATACAAGGCTACTGTCGCTGCAACAAAGGGCATACAGATATTATCAAGAACCATAATTTATCCAGAACAATCAGAAGATGCCAAGGTCTCAAATATGGCCAACTGCAGTCTTCTAAATTTGtctcatttttaatctttcatagTGAACAAATTTTCAGAAATGGGTATCACAATCACAAAGGGTATCAAGGAGTGGTTCATTCATCCTCCAACATATCTGCCTATCATACTGTCACAGATTTAGAGCCATAATTCCAGTAGTTCCTTTAATTGACCAAATCTCCCTTaccaaatcaaaagaagaaatccTAAATTCTCTAATTCTTCCACTGATGATGGGAACTCCAGACACCAatggctgggggaaaaaaaaagttaactcacACCAAGTTCCTCTACTTATTACAGACAAAGGGCCAAATCTTGGTCTTGATCTGTGCCAATCGACTTCAAAAGTTGTGACGTTCTTGAATCAGTTCTGCTAGGGTGAGACCCGAATTTGGATCCCCAACAGTTCTGGAGTATTTCATCCTGGCAGCCTCATTAACATCAGACTCCTGGGACTGCAACCAACTCAAGGTTATTCAGTCCATTTGAGGTTCACACCTGGAAGGtaagtttctttaaaagtcaTCACTAAAAAGAGGTTAGTTGAACAACCACTGCTCGCAGTCAAAAACCACTTAAAAAATACCTTAGCAATACCCTTTAAAGACCACAATATACActaatttaatatttaactttGGAACATATCTGAGAGAAATATAAGTTATCCGATAGAAGATACCACCTTACTTTAGAGGCATATCCTACTTCATGGCAGATCCAGcagcaataaaagtaaaaattaatggCAAACTACACTAGTTGTAAGACTGTCCTCTTCATGCACATGAACACACACTACACAGCGGTCTCGGGGGATCCGTCTTGTCATGGTCATATAGGACATAACTTATCACAGGTTCACATCATATTTGCTTCCCACTACGTAAAAGGGCAAATTCCTGTCACTTGGCTTTCTTCTACACATATACCAAAAGGGTACTCAGGAACCCTGAAAACTCAGTGGTAACTCAGTTTAACTTCGCTACGAGGCCTCCAGTTCTACTGATGGTCAATTTCAAGGTAGAAGGAAAACTATGAGAACAGAAAGTTATAATGCAATTTCCACTCAGATGAAGAGATTTATCAATCTCTAGATACTCCTAGTTATTCTTGACATTCAAACATCTTTGCTATACATTTTCTGAAGTAGGAAAAACTGCAAGGTTACCACCAATGGGACTTACACACATCAGAAAATTACCTGTTTTATCTAGCTCCTTAAATGTTcctctcaaacaaacaaaaaaacccacaaaatttgCTGGAAGAAATGGTAAGTGTCAGGCTCTAAATGACAGCATCATAAGCCATGCACAAATACGGCTTAAGTGCCCACACAGAACACGATGCTCTGGATTACTAACAAGGAAGGGACTCCATGGGACAATGGCATCAAAACGTTCTGCTTTCAAGCAAGTATCCTGGAACTAAACACCTAGAATTTAGAGGATTTTATTTGGCTTATAGATATGTTAGAAGAGTTTCCTCTGATAAAGGCTCATGACCGAAGTAGTAGTTTTATTAGCAAATTGGATGTCTGAAGTTACAGCTTAAATTCTCACTGGTGACATTCATTTTTAACTCCTGAACCTGTACTCTTCAGCGTACACTACAGTGACTTTTGTGGTGGAAAGAGAAAGTGGTTTTGGACTCAGGCAcgcctgagtttgaattctggctctaccTCTCAACTACCAGGTGACTTTAGGCAAAGGACTTAACCCTCTGAGCCTTAGTTCCCTtctccataaaagaaaatatcttaaaaggcCAGCTGtataattaaatgatataatgtacAAAGAGGGCACTCAACAAGTGTTAGTTCTCTTAACTATGTCTCTGTAACCCAGATCTGCTTATacttgattaaagaaaaatattctcacTAACAAACTGAGTTGCTGTTGTTCTCTCAGAAGGAACAAGCTGGTTGGTTGGAGTTGTAAACTAAAACCTCAACAGGCCAAATGAACCCCTGGCCTAAGTTAGAGAAACACTTAAGACTAACATGCAATTTATACCTTTTGGATACTGTTCTGACAGCAAACGGATGGCTTTAGCCTCCTCTATGTGTCACAGGTCTCCCTCCTGGGGAACTAAATGGAATCTCTTAACCACACCCACCCCACTCTCACCTCCAGTTTTTAAAAGGCTGAGTACCGTGCTCGGTCCACATACTGCTCCCGCTCATACCGGGCCATGTCATACAGAGAATTCCGTGCAGCTGCTGAAGTCTGAGACAGCTCACTCTCTGGCCCATAACCGTAGCCCTCTCCAACTGTGGGGAGCACAGCTGCAGCACGACGCAGGGGGCTCCTGTCCCTTCCGTAATAGGAGGAAgtggtggcagcggcagcagccaTAGCAGCTGAGGTGGCAGCAGCGCCTGAGTTTGGCAACAGGTGTCTGTCGTAGGGATCAACAGAAGTGGAGTTGAGGTGACTGGTCACAGCTGTGCTCTGGACTTGAGGCAGATGGGACATGGTCTGCTCTGCGTAGTTGTATGcggaagctgctgctgctgctgccactgcctcGTAAGAACGGACTCGGTAACGCTTATAGTAGTCGAGCGCTCCATACGCATCGTTGTAATACATGGATTCCCCGTAGCCCATGGCGTAAGGTGTGCGCACTGCTCCATACTGTTCGTTATACTGCTCGGTAAAGTCCGCCACACGACCCGTACGATCTACTGGACACTCTTTGGACCAATGCCCCTCTTTCCCACACCGATAGCAGCCACTCTGGTCTCCCATCCCAGGGGCAGTCCGAAGCCGGCTGGTAGACAACTGCACGTGCATTCGTTTGCCTTGAGGAAACAGACGTAAGAAGATTTATTATAACTCATTGACATTCTTTATCCTCCCCAAAATGAAAGTGAACTAGTTGGCAAAAGACACGCAAACATACGCACACTCCTGCAACCCTATTTCAGCAATCCCCTCCAAAAGAAGTTGAAGTTTTAACAGACGAGAGCTAGAAAATTTAAGTTCTCAGAAACCAGTCAATACTCTCTACTTACACCAGTAGATCGGGATTCCCTCCTACTTCCGTCTCCACAACTTTCTTCTCCAACACAGAAATTGAGAAAGTTTCCACTTTTCACTACTAAGACCATTATTAATTCTAACCACTCAAAACCTGACAGTTTTTCCAAATCAAATATCCAACAAAACCTCAGTTATGCCAGAGGAAAGCATCCTACCTCTCAATGATTTACTCAGGGCCACATAAGGCCTGAGCATTTACTGTAGCTTAAAAaccacagcagggcttccctggtggcacagtggttgagagtccgcctgccggtgcaggggacaggggttcgtgccccggtccgggaaggtcccacatgccgcggagcagctgggcccatgagccatggccgctgagcctgcgcgtccggagcctgtgctccgcaacgggagaggccacaacagtgagaggcccgcgtactgcaaaaacaatacaaacaaacaaaaaaaaaaaaacagcaatatGCTGTCCATCTTGTTTCCTCCAGCCATTTTTGCAGGTGTCACCAGAAGGCTATGTTGGGTACACAAATCATACCTGGCTCATCATCTGCTTCAACTCTAGTACCTCTAAGAGTTTGTTATAAGACCTTCCACATTtcaaccccacccccacttttttCAGCAAGGGTGAACCCATGCCTACTGTGGAAAAGAAAACTACTTGACCTAGGCCTGTCAACAGCTAGAATTAGATCTTGAAGCAGTACTGGTTTCTTAGGGACAGTGTGCTTCCATGTAATGGAATGATCGGCATTTCATCCTACTATGTAGTTTACAATTCTTTATAGGGGATTATCTACTTGTTAGAAAAATGCAGCATTTGCCTAAAGGCTTCTGGGCACCCATACAAACAAGCCACATCCATACTTCCAGAAAATGACCAGAACGAGGAACAGCTAAGAGAAGAAACAATCTTTGCCCTGGCCGTGTGTACCATCAAGCCCAGGGACCCTAACTAATGAAAGCATCCAAGGTCTTTAAAAGCAGTTTGAGAAAGGCATATTCTTGGCAGCATTTAGTGCCAAACTGCCTAAGACTCTGGAGGTCAAGTCAAGGCTTTACAAATTGTAGCCAAAAGGCAGCCagtacagatgtagagaacatcACTCTAAAGGGCGGCTCAGAACAAATCCCCCCTCCACGATCAGTAAGTTGCTCTCTCTTTAACAGACCTTGTTCTGGATGCAGCTATGCGATAGGAGGCCTCGTGCTCCACCATCCTGTTGGAAACAGCCCGATTCAGGACGGCAGCCAGAACAGCGCCATGCACTGACCCTGAGAGGGGAGCGGGTTAGTGCAGTAATATCACTTTAGTCAAACTCAGTTCTGCCCAATGTCCAACAATCCTACCACCCCAGTTTCTAGCAGTTGCCACCTCAAACTTAAAACCCTTTCTTTAGTAGAAACAAAGGTGCTCAGGTTTTTACTTCCAGCTGCTAGTAGAGAGGCAGCATCCACCATCAACACTGATACCGTCAACAGATACCAAATGGCAATAATTCTCTGAAAGCAGCAGTTAGCCATCCCAGTATTTTCAGAGATTTAGATACTCCCATTCTTAGAAGTTATTATGGGCCAAATGCTAACTGTGCTTAGAACAGAAACACACGGATTTTTGCCCCAATTTATATCCCAAATGTAGAATTCCCTATAATTTAGACTGGAGGATTACAAGTTAACTTGGCTTTCAAACATGCACGGTGACATTAATCTGTGTGAAAGACACAAACTGTGCTCCAATTCTGAAGTTAGTGTAACAATTCCGATCTAAAGAACAGCCAATCCAGAGGACTAGACGTAcacttttaaggaaaatatttaacttgCTCCTTTATAGATTATGGGTccattttttttgagaaataaaacccAGGGTTTTTTGCCCCCACTTTGATGTTTCTATTAATACATCCAGTCTTCACCACTGATTTAGAGCGGAACTCAGAAGTTTATAAACATCTGTGGCAAAATCTACCTCTGTAGTAGCTGTGAAAAGGATTcaggtaaaaaaattttttacctaGAACTAAAAGATCTGCAACAGaagtgacaggtttttttttttcacataatctTTCCAGAGGTTGTAACTAGGCTTTTGATTTAAATCCCCTAAGGCAGCggttcccaacctttttggcaccagggaccttttttgtggaagacagtttttccaaagACCAGGGtgatggggggggaggggtttggatgattcaagcgcattgcatttattgtgccctttatttctgttattattacatcAGCTCCACCTccgatcatcaggcattagagtCCAGGGTGGGGGGGGCCCTGCCCTAAAGTTCTTATAATTGAAATATACTGTGCTTCTCTATTACCTTAAGGATCCAGGgcaaagaaaattgaaagaagaTTAAATTCTACCACTCTACTACACTTTGGCTTTGGAGAGGCCAAAAGCTTAAAGATTTTCTGAGATCTCCAAAACATTACTGAGATGTGTTGCCAACATTTCCCAGAAAACCAGCCCCCgcaaaagtgttttgttttgaaacaaaGAGGAGGGCAACTTGGGGTCCTCACTGCTGAGCTCCTATCAAGGGATAGAGCTGATATACAACTGTACTCCATTTTAATGCTTGTTTATATATTGGGGGAAAAACGAAACATCTGAACTCTTACATATCATTCCCAATTCAGCTGCCTGAGTTTTTACTTGGGATAGCTTTAGGGTCTTCCAATGCAAACTTGTTTGCTAACTCAATAGTGGTTCAGTTCACTGCTGCCGGTGGAGAGGAAACATCCTGAAAGACCCAGGTAAACTCAGATTCTGCTGCTTTCTTTCAGAAGTCATACAATGAGGAAGCCTATGGCAGCCATTAACACATAAAGGTTCAAAAGATGCCCAAAGTGGCACTCTTAAGAGGCCCCTTTCATTAGGAGATGACTGAAAAGGCTTTATGGAAAAATGTGACAAATTGGTATTTAGATTGTATTTTCTGTAAAACTGCAACTTATTATCCAATGCTAAACTTTCTCTTgtcatctggaaaaaaaacagagctggttATAAAAATGTCTGTACGTATGTACCGTACGCCGTTGAGTGCTTTTTCCAGGGGCCCAGGCTAAGAACATGAAAAACCAAATAAAGGATCCTTTTCttccaataaagacatttaaaaaaaaatctcatggatCATTGCGTTACTCAGATATCTGCTTCCTGAATTAAACTCactatattaaaacaaacattcCTTTCAAGCCTACTCCCCCCAGTTAACCGATTTCCATATACTTATTTTGGCCCCTACCCTTTTATTCAATTGCATATTAAATAGGCAAGAACATGCAGTATTATACTAGAATACCTCTGCACTTTGTACCTGAGTTTAATTGCACTTTTTACATTTTGCTTGTTACTTGTCAAGAGAGAACCCCCATTTCCCCAACGCTGTCCATTCACGATCCCCTCCCTcatcaaatgaaaataattaagaatatttttaaagctgtcTGAAGTGCAACAGCTAATAATGAAAGCCAACTATTACATTTTAAGTAAGTTTCTAACCTTAACAGAAACACTCATTGTTGCAAACACCACTCACCTTTCATCATACAGTGCTTTTACTGTTAAAACACTTTCACATCTTATTACCTCATTCTAGCCTCACTACCATCCTGTGAAGGAGGTACGGCAGGGATCGTTAATTCTATTTTATAAGTGGGGAGAATGAAGCGTTGAGAGGTTAAAacacttgtccaaagtcatacgACAAGTTAACGGTAGAAAGTATCTACAACTTTTGCCCTGTGTTTTAGAGTAGCTAAAGGCCAAGACAACACTGGCTGAGGCCAGAGATATCTGATGCACCATTTGTAAT carries:
- the RBM4B gene encoding RNA-binding protein 4B isoform X1; this encodes MRHGREALVRMVKLFIGNLPREATEQEIRSLFEQYGKVLECDIIKNYGFVHIEDKTAAEDAIRNLHHYKLHGVNINVEASKNKSKASTKLHVGNISPTCTNQELRAKFEEYGPVIECDIVKDYAFVHMERAEDAVEAIRGLDNTEFQGKRMHVQLSTSRLRTAPGMGDQSGCYRCGKEGHWSKECPVDRTGRVADFTEQYNEQYGAVRTPYAMGYGESMYYNDAYGALDYYKRYRVRSYEAVAAAAAASAYNYAEQTMSHLPQVQSTAVTSHLNSTSVDPYDRHLLPNSGAAATSAAMAAAAATTSSYYGRDRSPLRRAAAVLPTVGEGYGYGPESELSQTSAAARNSLYDMARYEREQYVDRARYSAF
- the RBM4B gene encoding RNA-binding protein 4B isoform X2: MVKLFIGNLPREATEQEIRSLFEQYGKVLECDIIKNYGFVHIEDKTAAEDAIRNLHHYKLHGVNINVEASKNKSKASTKLHVGNISPTCTNQELRAKFEEYGPVIECDIVKDYAFVHMERAEDAVEAIRGLDNTEFQGKRMHVQLSTSRLRTAPGMGDQSGCYRCGKEGHWSKECPVDRTGRVADFTEQYNEQYGAVRTPYAMGYGESMYYNDAYGALDYYKRYRVRSYEAVAAAAAASAYNYAEQTMSHLPQVQSTAVTSHLNSTSVDPYDRHLLPNSGAAATSAAMAAAAATTSSYYGRDRSPLRRAAAVLPTVGEGYGYGPESELSQTSAAARNSLYDMARYEREQYVDRARYSAF